Proteins encoded together in one Candidatus Xianfuyuplasma coldseepsis window:
- a CDS encoding ABC transporter ATP-binding protein, translated as MPVLEVKDLSIHFGGLKAVDAFDITIHDNELVGLIGPNGAGKTTVFNMLTGVYIPTEGTIHLNSQLTNGKKPNEIVMLGSSRTFQNIRLFKNMTVLENIKVAYHNHMNYNIFDSIFKTKRYRSEEEKADQVSFDLLKVFELEGYADELAMNLPYGKQRKLEIARALATQPKILLLDEPAAGMNPQETDELMETIKLIKDRFEISVLLIEHDMKLVMGICERIVVIDYGKIIAKGTPTEIRKNPDVIKAYLGE; from the coding sequence ATGCCTGTATTGGAAGTAAAAGATTTAAGTATCCACTTCGGTGGACTTAAAGCCGTTGATGCGTTTGACATCACCATTCATGATAATGAGTTAGTAGGATTAATTGGTCCAAATGGTGCTGGTAAAACGACTGTTTTCAACATGTTGACAGGTGTTTATATCCCTACCGAAGGAACAATCCATTTAAACAGCCAATTAACCAATGGGAAAAAACCAAATGAGATTGTCATGCTCGGTAGCAGTCGAACTTTTCAAAACATTCGTCTGTTTAAAAATATGACAGTGTTAGAGAATATAAAAGTCGCCTATCATAATCACATGAACTACAACATATTTGATAGCATCTTTAAGACAAAACGATATCGTAGCGAAGAAGAAAAAGCTGATCAAGTGTCTTTTGATTTATTAAAAGTGTTTGAACTAGAAGGATATGCCGATGAACTTGCGATGAATTTACCCTATGGTAAGCAACGCAAGTTAGAAATCGCACGTGCACTTGCAACGCAGCCGAAAATCTTATTACTGGATGAACCAGCTGCTGGTATGAATCCCCAGGAAACAGATGAACTAATGGAAACAATTAAGCTAATCAAAGATCGCTTTGAGATTTCAGTACTACTCATTGAACATGATATGAAACTTGTAATGGGAATTTGTGAACGCATTGTGGTCATCGACTATGGTAAGATTATTGCCAAGGGTACACCTACTGAAATTCGTAAAAATCCAGATGTCATCAAGGCATATTTAGGAGAATAA
- a CDS encoding ABC transporter ATP-binding protein gives MLLEVKNLHVHYGVIHAIKGVSFNVEEGKIVTLIGSNGAGKTTILKTISQILNQTEGEILFLGNSMSDYQPHQIVKMGISQVPEGRRVFPDLTVLENLQMGAYYRKDKEAIAKDLETVYMRFPRLKERTNQTAGTLSGGEQQMLAMGRALMSHPKILLLDEPSMGLAPILVDEIFSIIDDIHRAGTTILLVEQNANRALHVSDYGYVLETGKIIAQGKATDLLNDEKVKEAYLSA, from the coding sequence ATGTTATTAGAAGTTAAAAACCTTCATGTTCATTATGGCGTGATACATGCCATTAAAGGTGTTAGTTTCAATGTTGAAGAAGGAAAAATTGTCACCTTAATTGGTTCTAATGGAGCCGGTAAGACAACCATATTAAAAACGATATCACAAATTCTAAATCAAACCGAGGGTGAGATTCTGTTTCTCGGTAACTCAATGAGTGATTATCAACCTCATCAAATTGTCAAAATGGGAATTTCTCAAGTCCCTGAAGGTCGACGGGTCTTTCCTGACTTAACTGTCTTAGAGAACCTTCAAATGGGCGCATATTATCGCAAAGATAAAGAAGCAATTGCGAAGGATTTAGAGACTGTCTATATGCGCTTTCCTAGATTAAAAGAGCGTACCAATCAAACGGCTGGTACACTAAGTGGTGGTGAGCAACAAATGCTTGCCATGGGAAGAGCCTTAATGAGTCATCCAAAAATATTACTTCTGGATGAACCATCAATGGGTCTGGCTCCAATTCTGGTTGATGAGATATTTAGTATCATCGATGATATTCATAGAGCAGGTACAACGATTTTACTTGTTGAACAAAATGCCAATCGCGCACTGCATGTATCCGATTATGGATATGTGTTGGAAACTGGTAAAATCATTGCCCAAGGAAAAGCCACAGATTTACTGAATGATGAAAAAGTAAAAGAAGCTTATTTAAGCGCTTAA